The following is a genomic window from Aquipuribacter nitratireducens.
TGATCGTGTCGAGGAGCCGGTCCGTCGGCGTCGTCACCGTCACGAGGCCGGCGAGCAGCACCAGACCGAGGAGGTCGAGCACGACCTCGGCCCCTCGCCACGGCGAGCCGAGCACGACCTGGTAGACCCCCAGGACCACGAGGACGGGCGCCAGCCGCACGACGAGGCCGCCCCACACCCGGCGAGGGGTGCGGACCGCGACGTGGCCGAGCACGGCCATGACGAGCACGGCCGCCCCGAGGAGCAGTGCGACGTCGCCCGACCGGGCCGTCACCACGACGACCACGACGACCGCGACGACGGCGAGGACCGCGAGCTTCGCGCCCGCCGGTGCGCGGTGCAGCCACGTGGTCCCCGGACGGTGGGCGGGCACGAGGGCGGGGCGGCGCACCGCGCTAGTCCCCGTCCATGAGCCGGCGGTACACGTCGAGCACCGGGTCCGGGGCCCCGTCGGCGACGACACGACCGGCGTCGACGACGACGACCCGGTCGCAGCCTGCGGCCAGACCGAGGTCGTGGGTCGCGAGGACGACCGGGATGTCGAGCGCCTCCACCGTCCGGCGGACCAGGCGCGTGTTGCGGCGGTCGAGCAGCGTCGTGGGCTCGTCGAGGACGAGGAGTCGCGGCCCCGTCGCGAGCACGGCGGCCACGGCGAGGAGCTGTCGCTGCCCGCTCGACAGCTCCCCGACGGGCACGTCGGCGCGGTCGGCGAGCCCGACGTCGGCGAGGGCCTGCCGGACCCGGCGGTCCCGCTCGTGCCGAGGCAGGCGGAGCCGACGCAGCGACAGGGCGACGTCCTCGGCGGGCGTCGGCATGACGACCTGCGCGTCGGGGTCGGTGAAGACGAAGCCCACGGCGGTCCGGGCGGCGGCGGGGGAGCGGGCGGGGTCGAGCGCGCCCGTCCCGGGCAGGTCGAGGACCACGCCCCCCGACGACGGGACGACGAGCGCGTTGAAGCAGCGCAGCAGCGTCGACTTGCCCGAGCCGTTGGCCCCGACGAGCGCGACCCTGCGCTCGTGGAGCGCGAGGTCGATCCGGTCGAGCACGACGTACCCGTCCACGACGAGCCGGACGCCGTCGAAGCGGGCGTACACCTGCCCCTGCCCGGCGACGCCCGGCCGGTGCACGGGAGCGGGGACGGTCAGGACGCCTCCGCCGGCAGGGGCCCTGCCGCCCGGCGGGCGAGGACGTCCGGGAACGCCCGGTGGACGCTCGCGGCGACGAAGGCGGCGACGACGAGCTTGAGCCCGTCGCCCGGCAGGAAGGGCAGCACCCCGCCGAGGAAGGCCGCGAGCGGGTCGAGCCCCGCGACGAGCTGGAGCCCGAGCCAGCCCCCGAGGTACGTGACGAGGACCCCGCCCGCGGCGCCGGCGAGGATGAGGCCCGGCAGGCGTCCTCGCCGCCGACGCAGCACGAGCGCGGCCCCCACCCCGGTGACGAAGGTCGCCGGCAGCCACCCGATGATGTAGCCGACCGTCGGCCCGGCGAGCACCGCGAGACCGCCGACCCCACCGGCGAACACAGGCAGCCCGGCGAGCCCGAGCGCGACGTAGACCGCGACGGCGGCGACCCCGCGCCACGGCCCCAGCACGAGCCCCGCGAGCAGCACGCCGAGGCTCTGCAGCGTGATGGGCACGCCCGCGGCGCCGACCGGGACGGCGGGGACGAGGGCGAGCACGATGATGAGCGCCGCGAAGACGGACACGAGCGCGACGTCGCGTCCCGCGGTCCGCGACGTCGCGGCGGGTTCGACCGGAGCAGGGGTGGTCACGGCGGCGAAGGTACCCGTCGGGCGCCGTTACGATGAAGTAGCCGTGGCCACGCTGACCTCTTCCCCGTCCGGCGCCCCCTCGTGATCTCCGTCGACGACGTCGAGCTCCGGGCGGGCGCGCGCCTGCTCGTGTCCGGGGCCGGCTTCCGTGTGGGCGCGGGCGACCGTGTCGGCCTCGTCGGTCGCAACGGCGCCGGGAAGACCACGTTGACGAAGGTGATCGCGGGGGAGGCCGCTCCCGCCGCCGGGACCGTCACCCGCAGCGGCACCATCGGCTACCTCCCGCAGGACCCCCGCACGGGCGACCTCGAGCAGTCGGCCCGCACCCGGATCCTGTCCGCGCGCGGGCTCGACGTGCTCGCGGCCCGCCTGCGCAAGGCCGAGCGGCAGATGGCCGAGGGCGACGACGCGACGCGGCAGCGCGCCATGGACCGCTACGCCCGCGCCGACGCGGAGTTCGACGCCGCCGGCGGCTGGGCCGCGGAGAGCGAGGCGGAGCGCATCGCGAGCAACCTCGGGCTCACCGCCCGCCAGCTCGACCAGCCCATCGGCACCCTGTCCGGCGGTCAGCGCCGCCGCGTCGAGCTGAGCCGCATCCTCTTCTCCGGCGCCGACACCCTGCTCCTCGACGAGCCGACGAACCACCTCGACGCCGACAGCATCGTGTGGCTGCGGGAGCGGCTCGCGGCGTGGCCCGGCGGCTTCGTCGTCATCAGCCACGACACCGGCCTGCTCGAGGCGACGGTGACGACGGTCGTCCACCTCGACGCCCAGCGCGCCGTCCTCGACGTCTACTCGATGGGCTGGAGCGCCTACCTCAAGCAGCGCGAGCTCGACGAGCGGCGCCGGCGCCGCGAGCGCGCCAACGCCGAGAAGAAGGCCTCCGCGCTCCAGCTGCAGGCGGCGAAGATGGGGGCGAAGGCGACGAAGGCGGTCGCCGCGCAGAACATGGCCCGCCGGGCCGAGCGCCTCCTCGACGGGCTGGAGGAGGTCCGCCGCGCCGACAAGGTCGCCGCGCTGCGCTTCCCCGACCCCGTCCCGTGCGGCCGGGTGCCGCTGACCGCCGAGGGGCTCAGCCGCTCCTACGGCTCCCTCGAGGTGTTCACCGACGTCTCGCTCGCGATCGACCGCGGGAGCAGGGTTGTCGTGCTCGGGCTCAACGGCGCGGGCAAGACGACGCTGCTGCGGCTGCTGTCGGGCACGGAGGCGCCTGACACGGGCGAGGTCGTGCCGGGTCACGGGCTGCGTCTGGGCTACTACGCCCAGGAGCACGACACCCTCGACCCCGACCGCACGGTGCTGGAGAACATGCGCACCGCCGCCCCCGACCTCGACGACACCCGCGTGCGGACCGTCCTCGGGTCGTTCCTCTTCAGCGGCGACGACGTCGACAAGCCCGCTCGGGTGCTGTCGGGCGGGGAGAAGACCCGGCTCGCGCTCGCGACGCTCGTGGTGTCCGGGGCGAACGTCCTGCTGCTCGACGAGCCGACGAACAACCTCGACCCCGCCAGCCGCGAGGAGGTGCTCGGGGCGCTGCGGGGCTACACCGGGGCCGTCGTCCTCGTCACCCACGACGAGGGGGCCGTCGACGCCCTCGAGCCCGAGCGGGTGCTCCTGCTGCCGGACGGCGACGAGGACCTGTGGAGCACCACGTACCGCGACCTCGTCGCCCTCGCGTGAGGACGGGCGCCGCGCTCAGGTGGCGAGCCCCGGCCGGGACCTCCACGATGAGGGGCGATCGATGACTGGAGGGGCCGTGGCCGAGATCAAGAAGGGCGCCCGGGTGACGGGGGCCGATCGCGACAAGCTGGCTGCGAAGCTGGTGAAGGAGTACGAGAAGGGCGCGAGCATCCGCTCGCTCGCGGAGAGCACGGGCCGCTCCTACGGCTTCGTCCACCGCGTCCTCAGCGAGTCCGACGTCACCCTGCGGGGGCGGGGCGGGGCCACCCGGGGCGCGAAGACCTGAGCGGCGTCACCCTCGAACGACCACGCGCCGAGGTCGTCCGCGTCGTCCTCGACGACCCCGACCGGCTCAACCCGCAGACCCCCGAGACGTGGGCGGCCCTCACCACCGCGGCGCGCGGCCTGCCGGCGGAGGTCCGCGTCGTCGTGCTCACCGGGCGCGGCCGCGCGTTCAGCAGCGGGCTCGACCGTGCGGCGATGGGCACTCTCGCCCACCTCGCGACGCTCGACGACGCCGCCCTCGACGCGACGATCGCCTCCTACCAGGAGGCGTTCACCGTATGGCGGCGCCCGGGGGTGCTGAGCGTCGCGGCCGTCGCCGGTCACGCCGTGGGGGCCGGTTTCCAGCTCGCCCTCGCCTGCGACCTCCGCGTGGCCGCGGACGACGCCCGCTTCCGCATGGCGGAGCCCTCGCTCGGCCTCGTGCCCGACCTCGCCGGCACCGGGCCCCTCGTCCGTGCCGTCGGCGAGGCCCGTGCCGTCGAGCTGTGCCTCACCGGCCGCGAGGTCGGGGCCGCGGAGGCGGCGCGGCTCGGCCTCGTCCAGCTCGTCGTGCCCCGGGCGGAGCTCGACGCCGCCGTCGACGACCTCGTCGAGGCCGTGCTCGCGACCCCCGCCGGGGCCGCCGCCGAGACCCTCGACCTGCTCCGCGGCGCCGCCGAGCGCGACGCCGCGCACCAACAGGGTCTCGAGCGCGCCGCGCAGGCGAGGCGGCTGCGTTCGCTGGCGGCGGAGCGGAGCGGCCCCCGGGAAGCCGGGACGTCCACCCGGGGTTGACGCCGCTGATGTCAGGCATGTCAGGGATGGGCGCGCACAGCGTGATGCGCAGCTTCAGCCGCGACCCCGAGGTCGCGCGCCGCCACGTCGCACGCGACACGTGGCGGCGCGTCGCCGGCTACGCGGCGGCGTACCGGTGGCGGATCGGGATCTTCCTCGTCCTCACCGTCGTGACGTCCCTGCTCGTCGTCGTGACGCCCCTCATCCTCCAGCGCCTCGTCGACGACGGCGTCACCGAGGGCGACCGGGGCGTCGTGCTGTTCCTCGCGGGCCTCACGGTCGTCGTCGCGCTCGTCGAGGCCGCCGTCACCCTCGTGACCCGCTGGCTCTCCGCCCGCATCGGCGAGGGCCTCATCTTCGACCTGCGCACCCAGGTCTTCGACCACGTCCAGCGCCAGCCCGTCGCCTTTTTCACCCGCACGCAGACGGGGTCGCTCGTCACGCGGCTCAACAACGACGTCATCGGCGCCCAGCGCGCGTTCACCACGGTGCTGTCCGGCGTCCTCAGCAACGTCGTGAGCGTCGTCGTCGTGGTCGTCACGATGTTCGCGCTGTCGTGGCAGATCACGCTCGCCTCCCTCGCCCTGGTCCCGCTGTTCCTCGTGCCCGCCCGCTACGTCGGGCGGCGCCTGCAGTCCCTCACCCGCGAGTCGTTCGCGCTCAACGCCGAGCTCGGCACCCGCATGACGGAGCGGTTCAACGTCGGCGGCGCCCTCCTCGTCCGCCTCCTCGGGGAGCCCGCGACGGAGAGCCGGCAGTACGGCGAGCGCGCCGGCCGGGTCCGCGACATCGGCATCCGCATCGCGATGGCGAACCGCTTCTTCGTCGCCGCCCTCGCCCTCGTCGCGGCGCTCGCCACCGCCCTCACGTACGGCATCGGCGGCCTCCTCGCGATCTCCGGCGAGCTCACGATCGGCACCCTGCTCGCGCTCGCGGCCCTGCTCGGGCGCCTCTACGGGCCGCTCACGGGCCTGTCGAACGTCCGCGTCGACGTCATGACGACCGTCGTGTCGTTCGAGCGGGTCTTCGAGGTCCTCGACCTGCCGCCCCTCGTCACGGAGCGGGACGACCCGGTCGAGCTGCCGGACGGGCCGCTCGAGGTGCGTTTCGACGACGTCACCTTCACCTACCCCGGCTCGGAGAAGGTGTCGCTGTCGTCGCTGGAGCAGACCGGTGCGCCCGTCACGCCGGAGGGGCGGCCGGTCCTCCAGGGGGTCGAGTTCGTCGCGGCGCCCGGCTCGAAGGTCGCGCTCGTCGGGCCGTCCGGGGCCGGCAAGACGACGATGACGGCGCTGGTCGCGCGCCTGTACGACGTGGACGGGGGAGCCGTTCGCCTCGGCGGCGTCGACGTGCGCGACGCCTCGTTCGCCTCGCTCCGCCAGGCGGTCGGGGTCGTCACGCAGGACGCGCACCTGTTCCACGACACCATCCGCGAGAACCTGGCGTACGCCGCGCCCGGGGCGACGGAGGAGCAGATGTGGCAGGCGCTCGAGGACGCGCAGGTCGCACCCCTCGTCCGCTCGCTGCCGGAGGGCCTCGACACCGTGGTGGGCGACCGCGGGCACCGGCTGTCCGGCGGGGAGAAGCAGCGCCTCGCGATCGCCCGGCTCCTGCTCCGCGACCCGGGGGTCGTGGTCCTCGACGAGGCGACCGCCCACCTCGACTCCGGCTCCGAGGCCGCCGTCCAGGCGGCGCTCGAGCGCACGCTCGCCGGTCGGACGGCCGTCGTCGTCGCGCACCGGCTGTCGACGGTCCGCGACGCCGACCTCGTGCTCGTCGTGCAGGACGGGCGGATCGTCGAGCGCGGCACCCACGCCACCCTCGCCGGGACCGACGGCCTCTACGCCACGCTGTACCGCACGCAGCTGCTCGCCGACCTCGAGGGCGCGACGGCGGCCGAGGAGGAGCTCGCCGCCGAGGCGCGCTGAGGGCCTAGCTGTTCTGCCCGCTGTGGTCGTCGACGGAGGCGTACCAGTCGGCGTACGGCCCGGTCCTCGCGAGGTGCCGCGTGAGGTCGGGCGCGCCGTCGTCCCACCACACCGGTCCGCGTTCCCCGAGGGCGCGCTTGGCCGCCTCGACGCGTCGGCGGGCGTCCTCCCGCGCGGCGTCGTCCCCGCGGCGGACGGCGGCACCTTTGTCGCGCCGGGCGGCCATGAGCTCGCGGGTGAGCCGCGCGCGCTCGTCCTCGGGCAGCCGCGGGTCGGCCCGCCGCCACAGCCGGCCGCGCACCACGAGGTAGCGGCCGTCGGGCGTCACGAGCGGGCTCACGGGGAGCGGGTGAGACCACCGTCCACGGCGACCGCGGTGCCCGTGACGTACGAGGCCGCCGGGGACAGCAGGAAGGTCGCCACCTTCGCGAACTCCTCCGGCATGCCGACCCGGCGCAGCGGCACGCCCTCCTCGAACGCCTGGCGCGCGGCGGTGGGGTCGCCGGTGGCCTCCTCGATCTCGCGGACCCGGTCGGTGTCGAAGCGGCCGGGCAGGAGGGCGTTGACCCGCACCCCGGACGGGCCGAGCTCGTCGGCGAGCTCCTTCGCCACCATCGCGAGCCCCGGCCGGAGCCCGTTGCTGATGCCGAGGCCCGTGATGGGCTGCCGGGCGGACGTCGACAGGACGAGGACGACCGAGGCGCCCTCGAAGCCGGCGCTGCGCGCGACGGCCGTCGTGAGGCGGAGGGCGCCGAGGAACACGGACTCGAACGCGGAGCGCCACTGCTCGTCGCTCGCCTCGAACGCGCGGGCCGCGGGCGGGCCCCCGACGCTGACGAGCGCCCCGTCGAGACGGCCGAAGCGGGCGTGGGCGCTCGCGACCAGCCGACCCGACGTCGAGGGGTCCGCGAGGTCCCCCGGCATGGCGAGCACACGGTCGCCCGCGGCGAGGGAGGCCACCGCCTCCTCGAGCCGGTTCTCGTCCCGCCCGCACAGCACGACCTTCGCGCCCTCGGTGACGAGCTCGCGCGCGGTCGCGAGGCCGAGCCCCGACGAGCCGCCGGAGACGACGTAGACCCGTCCGTCCAGTCCGCAGTCCATGGGCGTCATCGTGGCGCACGACACGCCTCCGCCGCGCCGGGACGCGCGGTCGGTCTCAGCCGCGACCCGGCTCGTACACCCACGGGGACGCGGCGTCGTCGCCCCCGCCGGCGCCCGCCGCGGTGTCGTCTCGGCCGGCACGCCGCGCGAGGACGACCCAGATGACGAGCCCAGCGGCCGCGAACAGGTACCACTGGACGCCGTAGGCCAGGTGGGGGCCCGGGTCGACGTCCGGCCGGGGCAGGGTCGCGAGGCCCGCCGGCTCGGCCTCGTCCTCGGTCGCGAGCACGGCGTACCCGGTGTCGAGGGCGGCGTCGCCGGGCAGGAGCGCGCCCACATCGAGCCGGTACGTCTGGCCCTCCGGCGCGCCCCGCGTCGCGGCGGACTCCGTCGCCCGCAGCCGCACGAGCAGCTCGACCTGCCCCGCGGGCGGCACGGGGACCGACTCGGGGCGGCTCGCGTCGGTCCCGGCGGGCACCCAGCCCCGGACCACGAGGAGCGTGGTCGCGACCGCACCGTCGGACGGCGCGACGTCGAAGGGCACCGCGACGAGGTAGCCGTTGCTGCCGCCCTGCGGCCGGTTCCGCACGAGGACCGTGTCCGCGGGCCGGTAGCTGCCGCGCACGCGTGCGGGCAGCCACTCCTCGTCGGGCGCCACCCCGTCGTCGGCGACGGCGCGAAGGTCGGCGAGGTCCGTCGCGGCGGCGTCGTAGTTCGCGAGCACGGCGGCGTTGCGCTCGGCGCGCTGCACCCGGCGGTCGAGCTGCCACTGCGCGAGCCACACGCACGCGAGCGCGAACAGGACGGCCACGACCAGCCCGGCGAGCCACCGCGGCTGCCGCAGCGCCCGCCTCACCGGGGGTCCTCGGGCAGCTCCTCGAGGGTCACGACGTCGCGGAGGAACCCGCGGGCCGCGAGGAACTGGCTCAGGTGGTCCCGGTGCTCGTCGCAGGCGGCCCACACCTTGCGCCGCTCGGGGGTGTGGAGGCGCGGGTTGTTCCACCGCAGCGCCCACACCGCCTCCGCCCGGCACCCCTTCGCGCTGCAGAGCACGGGCTCCGTGGGGTCCGGCGGCTCCGGCGCCTCAGGCGGCGTCGTCACGGGTGGGGGGCAGCGCCGCGCGCTGCGGGGCCACGGGCCCGAGACCCGCCGGCCGCACCGGGGTCTTCTCGCGGCCGGCGTTCGCCAGCAGCACCGCGATGTACGGCAGGAAGACGGCGCCCGGCACGAACAGCCACGCGGACCAGTGCGGCATCACCACGACGAAGCCGACGACGCACAGGGTCCGCAGCCCCATGGAGATCGCGTAGTTGCGCATGCGACGGCTCACGTCCTCGGAGTGCGAGGAGCGTGCCGTCGTGATCCTCACCACCGGCTCCGCCGGGATCACCCGGGGGTCCTGCCGGCCGGAACCGTCGCCGTCCATCACGCACAACGGTACGTCAGCGCGCGGACGGTGGCGCCACGGGGCAGGTGGCCTCAGGACGCCTCCGACACCGACGACAGGTGGAAGTCGCGGACGTGCAGCGCCGGTGCCGCGGTCCGCGGGAGCCAGTCGCCGAGCTCCCGCGCGAGGCACACCTGGGACGCCCCGGCGCCGGCGACGCGGGACAGCATCGCGGCGGGGGAGTCGTTGAAGCGGAAGTTCGTCGTCGCGCCGACGACCTCACCGCCGCGGACCACGTAGACCCCGTCCCGCGTGAGGCCCGTCAGCAGGAGGGTCTGCTCGTCGACGGTCCTCACGTACCACAGGCACGTGAGGAGCAGACCGTCGCCGAGGCCCGCGAGCAGGTCGGTCGTGCCGCCCGCGCCGCCGGTGACGTCGACGAGGACGTTGCCCGCCCACGGCGCCACCGGCACGTCCGCGAGGGCCGCGGTGTGCCGGGTCGAGGGCAGCGCCCGCAGGACACCCTCGTCGAGGTAGCGGGTGCCGGGCACGGCGAGGCCGCTGTCGAACACCGACGCGACCTCGTCCGTGCTCGTGGCGGACACGACGTCGGACGTCGCGAGGACGGGGTGCGCCGGGTCGTCCCGCACCGTCAGGGGCTGCGGGGTCAGCCGCTCGCCGACCCGGGTGCGACCGCCCGGCCGGGAGAACGCGGAGCGGCCCTCGGCGGCGGCCCGGGCCTCCGCCGACAGCAGCCAGTACCCGAGCAGGTCGGCGGTCGCGGACGGCGGCAGGACGACGTCGTGGCGTCCCGGCGCCACGTCGACACGTCGTGCCTGCCACGTGAGGCCCTGCCGCACCTCGGCGTCGAGGGCGTGGAGGTCGACGTGCGCGCCGACGTCGCGGGCGCCGGCACCCGCCCACGCCGACCGCGAGCGGGCGTGCGACTTGCCGTTGAGCTCGACGGTCCCGTACGGCTCGACGACGCGGTGCCGGGTGCCCGCGCTCGTCGCGGTCCACGTCGTCGTCACCGTGTGCTCGGCGAAGCCGAACAGCTCCCGGTCCTCCCCGCGGGCGCGGGCGAACAGCTCCCCGAGGGTCCGGGCGGTCCCGGCGAGCGCCTCGGGCGTGACGGGCGGGGCGGCCTCGGCGAAGTCGTCGTGGACCGGGCCCACCACCAGCGCGGCCCCGTCCTCGGCCGCCTCGGCGCCGTCGAGCTCCCGGACGGCGTCCGCGACGAGCCGTTCGACGTCGTCCCGGGACGCGACGGCGCGGGTGAGGGAGCCGACGGCCCGGCCACCCGCGACGTCCCGCACGACCGCGAC
Proteins encoded in this region:
- a CDS encoding SDR family oxidoreductase, with protein sequence MDCGLDGRVYVVSGGSSGLGLATARELVTEGAKVVLCGRDENRLEEAVASLAAGDRVLAMPGDLADPSTSGRLVASAHARFGRLDGALVSVGGPPAARAFEASDEQWRSAFESVFLGALRLTTAVARSAGFEGASVVLVLSTSARQPITGLGISNGLRPGLAMVAKELADELGPSGVRVNALLPGRFDTDRVREIEEATGDPTAARQAFEEGVPLRRVGMPEEFAKVATFLLSPAASYVTGTAVAVDGGLTRSP
- a CDS encoding ABC transporter ATP-binding protein; amino-acid sequence: MGAHSVMRSFSRDPEVARRHVARDTWRRVAGYAAAYRWRIGIFLVLTVVTSLLVVVTPLILQRLVDDGVTEGDRGVVLFLAGLTVVVALVEAAVTLVTRWLSARIGEGLIFDLRTQVFDHVQRQPVAFFTRTQTGSLVTRLNNDVIGAQRAFTTVLSGVLSNVVSVVVVVVTMFALSWQITLASLALVPLFLVPARYVGRRLQSLTRESFALNAELGTRMTERFNVGGALLVRLLGEPATESRQYGERAGRVRDIGIRIAMANRFFVAALALVAALATALTYGIGGLLAISGELTIGTLLALAALLGRLYGPLTGLSNVRVDVMTTVVSFERVFEVLDLPPLVTERDDPVELPDGPLEVRFDDVTFTYPGSEKVSLSSLEQTGAPVTPEGRPVLQGVEFVAAPGSKVALVGPSGAGKTTMTALVARLYDVDGGAVRLGGVDVRDASFASLRQAVGVVTQDAHLFHDTIRENLAYAAPGATEEQMWQALEDAQVAPLVRSLPEGLDTVVGDRGHRLSGGEKQRLAIARLLLRDPGVVVLDEATAHLDSGSEAAVQAALERTLAGRTAVVVAHRLSTVRDADLVLVVQDGRIVERGTHATLAGTDGLYATLYRTQLLADLEGATAAEEELAAEAR
- a CDS encoding ABC-F family ATP-binding cassette domain-containing protein, with the protein product MISVDDVELRAGARLLVSGAGFRVGAGDRVGLVGRNGAGKTTLTKVIAGEAAPAAGTVTRSGTIGYLPQDPRTGDLEQSARTRILSARGLDVLAARLRKAERQMAEGDDATRQRAMDRYARADAEFDAAGGWAAESEAERIASNLGLTARQLDQPIGTLSGGQRRRVELSRILFSGADTLLLDEPTNHLDADSIVWLRERLAAWPGGFVVISHDTGLLEATVTTVVHLDAQRAVLDVYSMGWSAYLKQRELDERRRRRERANAEKKASALQLQAAKMGAKATKAVAAQNMARRAERLLDGLEEVRRADKVAALRFPDPVPCGRVPLTAEGLSRSYGSLEVFTDVSLAIDRGSRVVVLGLNGAGKTTLLRLLSGTEAPDTGEVVPGHGLRLGYYAQEHDTLDPDRTVLENMRTAAPDLDDTRVRTVLGSFLFSGDDVDKPARVLSGGEKTRLALATLVVSGANVLLLDEPTNNLDPASREEVLGALRGYTGAVVLVTHDEGAVDALEPERVLLLPDGDEDLWSTTYRDLVALA
- a CDS encoding biotin transporter BioY, producing the protein MTTPAPVEPAATSRTAGRDVALVSVFAALIIVLALVPAVPVGAAGVPITLQSLGVLLAGLVLGPWRGVAAVAVYVALGLAGLPVFAGGVGGLAVLAGPTVGYIIGWLPATFVTGVGAALVLRRRRGRLPGLILAGAAGGVLVTYLGGWLGLQLVAGLDPLAAFLGGVLPFLPGDGLKLVVAAFVAASVHRAFPDVLARRAAGPLPAEAS
- a CDS encoding energy-coupling factor ABC transporter ATP-binding protein, which translates into the protein MHRPGVAGQGQVYARFDGVRLVVDGYVVLDRIDLALHERRVALVGANGSGKSTLLRCFNALVVPSSGGVVLDLPGTGALDPARSPAAARTAVGFVFTDPDAQVVMPTPAEDVALSLRRLRLPRHERDRRVRQALADVGLADRADVPVGELSSGQRQLLAVAAVLATGPRLLVLDEPTTLLDRRNTRLVRRTVEALDIPVVLATHDLGLAAGCDRVVVVDAGRVVADGAPDPVLDVYRRLMDGD
- a CDS encoding DUF3099 domain-containing protein produces the protein MDGDGSGRQDPRVIPAEPVVRITTARSSHSEDVSRRMRNYAISMGLRTLCVVGFVVVMPHWSAWLFVPGAVFLPYIAVLLANAGREKTPVRPAGLGPVAPQRAALPPTRDDAA
- a CDS encoding helix-turn-helix domain-containing protein — encoded protein: MAEIKKGARVTGADRDKLAAKLVKEYEKGASIRSLAESTGRSYGFVHRVLSESDVTLRGRGGATRGAKT
- a CDS encoding enoyl-CoA hydratase/isomerase family protein — protein: MSGVTLERPRAEVVRVVLDDPDRLNPQTPETWAALTTAARGLPAEVRVVVLTGRGRAFSSGLDRAAMGTLAHLATLDDAALDATIASYQEAFTVWRRPGVLSVAAVAGHAVGAGFQLALACDLRVAADDARFRMAEPSLGLVPDLAGTGPLVRAVGEARAVELCLTGREVGAAEAARLGLVQLVVPRAELDAAVDDLVEAVLATPAGAAAETLDLLRGAAERDAAHQQGLERAAQARRLRSLAAERSGPREAGTSTRG
- a CDS encoding metallopeptidase TldD-related protein; this translates as MSVHPDPGVEQVVDVALAAARRLGCDDAVVVVTDEGSTNLRWAANEQTTGGTTSERSASVAVVRDVAGGRAVGSLTRAVASRDDVERLVADAVRELDGAEAAEDGAALVVGPVHDDFAEAAPPVTPEALAGTARTLGELFARARGEDRELFGFAEHTVTTTWTATSAGTRHRVVEPYGTVELNGKSHARSRSAWAGAGARDVGAHVDLHALDAEVRQGLTWQARRVDVAPGRHDVVLPPSATADLLGYWLLSAEARAAAEGRSAFSRPGGRTRVGERLTPQPLTVRDDPAHPVLATSDVVSATSTDEVASVFDSGLAVPGTRYLDEGVLRALPSTRHTAALADVPVAPWAGNVLVDVTGGAGGTTDLLAGLGDGLLLTCLWYVRTVDEQTLLLTGLTRDGVYVVRGGEVVGATTNFRFNDSPAAMLSRVAGAGASQVCLARELGDWLPRTAAPALHVRDFHLSSVSEAS
- a CDS encoding biopolymer transporter Tol, whose amino-acid sequence is MSPLVTPDGRYLVVRGRLWRRADPRLPEDERARLTRELMAARRDKGAAVRRGDDAAREDARRRVEAAKRALGERGPVWWDDGAPDLTRHLARTGPYADWYASVDDHSGQNS
- a CDS encoding CbiQ family ECF transporter T component — its product is MRRPALVPAHRPGTTWLHRAPAGAKLAVLAVVAVVVVVVVTARSGDVALLLGAAVLVMAVLGHVAVRTPRRVWGGLVVRLAPVLVVLGVYQVVLGSPWRGAEVVLDLLGLVLLAGLVTVTTPTDRLLDTITSLVAPLQHLPRLGPHLHPDRVALTLALAVRSVDVLWDVAVQARDAARARGRSRDVRALVTPTVVRAVGHARATGDALAARGLVD
- a CDS encoding SURF1 family protein, whose translation is MRRALRQPRWLAGLVVAVLFALACVWLAQWQLDRRVQRAERNAAVLANYDAAATDLADLRAVADDGVAPDEEWLPARVRGSYRPADTVLVRNRPQGGSNGYLVAVPFDVAPSDGAVATTLLVVRGWVPAGTDASRPESVPVPPAGQVELLVRLRATESAATRGAPEGQTYRLDVGALLPGDAALDTGYAVLATEDEAEPAGLATLPRPDVDPGPHLAYGVQWYLFAAAGLVIWVVLARRAGRDDTAAGAGGGDDAASPWVYEPGRG